In Cydia pomonella isolate Wapato2018A chromosome 1, ilCydPomo1, whole genome shotgun sequence, one genomic interval encodes:
- the LOC133519676 gene encoding uncharacterized protein LOC133519676: protein MKSQFSIIFIAILSVVCCYPSPSESGQYENSPTLFPSECISSTESTQESNFPEVEYPIKVLDTIEPYYYREGNDDILAPFSNEVKNAYNSLNVERTIKDTQFKLQKSSDEASNVEKPESINSEKNAEITIVPGDTKKEANAEVPEVPGDTNNKENEEALVEPEYAYNEVNEEILAEPEDTNNEEILAEPEHTNTGENYEILAEPEHTNNEENDEILAEPEDTNNGGNLDGAKEATSELNAVTVENTNSNSGIGLAGSEDKGIESNVDESNNQLKDIPADSTDTSVTTGDLTSETE from the exons ATGAAGTCACAATTTAGTATCATTTTTATAGCTATATTAAGT gtgGTGTGCTGTTATCCTTCACCAAGTGAAAGTGGCCAATATGAAAACAGTCCAACATTATTTCCTAGTGAATGTATAAGCTCAACTGAAAGTACTCAGGAGAGCAATTTTCCTGAGGTTGAATACCCAATTAAGGTACTAGATACGATCGAGCCATACTACTACCGCGAAGGAAACGATGACATTCTTGCTCCTTTTAGTAACGAAGTAAAGAACGCATACAATTCTCTAAATGTAGAAAGAACTATCAAAGACACACagttcaaacttcaaaagtcaAGTGACGAGGCATCAAATGTAGAGAAACCTGAAAGTATCAATAGCGAAAAAAATGCAGAGATAACAATAGTACCCGGAGATACCAAAAAGGAAGCAAACGCAGAGGTACCAGAAGTACCCGGAGATACCAATAACAAAGAAAATGAAGAAGCACTAGTGGAACCCGAATATGCCTACAATGAAGTAAATGAAGAAATACTAGCGGAACCCGAGGATACCAACAATGAAGAAATACTAGCAGAACCTGAACATACTAACACTGgagaaaattatgaaatactAGCGGAACCTGAACATACTAACAATGAAGAAAATGATGAAATACTAGCGGAACCCGAAGATACCAACAATGGAGGAAATTTAGACGGAGCCAAAGAAGCGACCAGTGAATTAAATGCAGTCACGGTTGAAAATACCAACAGTAATTCAGGTATAGGTTTGGCAGGGTCGGAAGATAAAGGCATTGAATCAAATGTAGACGAATCTAATAATCAACTAAAGGATATACCTGCAGATTCTACTGATACTTCAGTCACTACTGGAGATCTTACGTCAGAAACAGAATAA
- the LOC133519627 gene encoding uncharacterized protein LOC133519627 produces MGLRHKLVIVFITFQILSNHCMPHHTNHSKISLSSTAKNITSSHSKRMKKEAICNNFVATNISKSIHFPNVEYPSDSGHEEYHRFLNEYPIQFKSNNNTCNCSCQAQKCKMETKHKRNLAMAANAKSKHKVITSIKKYDPELQPNCCSGSGVFPEVEYPLSTRDMWMPKYWSQLQGVKRNDNPSNATYSTKPHVSNYDSDSENAALNALIKTLNTKNVQTPSTSDTNLILIPNETVNSLDGTNTNRTYTINNNEEKLPNDKRLEDTSKTANSQSPLKLLTTKEANERHDDVDSKTKSTITPCLSLSNNVIETQSTVNPDTERLNLKDSETQIKSCHNSSTPIDKTSAESLAITTTTTSLSTNIVTPLDYYDSIPSIDYTTTDMTTTDPFEYITSPMSASGILTNDTVLSQPEYDLSYDAFANTTAISTTTPIPILTSIPALCLSSYPNVSNNCYDYLIMVDIGPKHLSEIDQNNLAKDWILNSNDSYITCQIPDDSDDWIIYVDEENFSDQTLTLGETSSADEVATSKLLTTPVSERNRSQEEPKNVQDEYNVHVTNTTTAMTTTHVTRNQVDNNTTQVVAENTNRANNTVAQIQYEYIDDTMTSCTEIPYDLVLNPEIING; encoded by the exons ATGGGGCTGAGGCACAAACTTGTGATCGTTTTTATTACATTCCAG atactGTCAAATCATTGCATGCCGCATCATACAAATCATTCTAAAATTTCACTGAGTAGTACTGCCAAGAATATTACATCCTCACATAGTAAAAGGATGAAAAAAGAAGCAATATGTAATAATTTTGTTGCTACTAATATTTCGAAATCCATTCATTTTCCTAATGTCGAATATCCTTCCGACTCAGGACACGAGGAGTACCATCGTTTCCTAAATGAGTATCCTATACAATTTAAATCTAATAATAACACATGTAACTGTTCTTGTCAAGCACAGAAATGTAAAATGGAAACAAAACATAAACGTAATTTGGCTATGGCCGCCAACGCCAAGTCCAAACATAAAGTAATTACATCTATCAAAAAATATGACCCTGAGCTGCAGCCGAACTGTTGCAGCGGATCAGGTGTTTTTCCTGAAGTGGAATATCCGCTCAGTACGAGAGACATGTGGATGCCAAAGTATTGGAGCCAATTACAAGGCGTAAAAAGGAATGATAATCCGAGTAACGCTACCTATTCAACAAAGCCGCATGTTTCTAATTACGATTCAGATTCTGAAAACGCAGCTCTTAATgccttaataaaaacattgaatACCAAGAATGTTCAGACTCCTTCAACGAGTGATACTAATCTAATACTCATTCCGAATGAAACAGTCAATAGCTTAGATGGAACCAATACGAATAGGacttatacaataaataacaatgAGGAAAAACTTCCCAATGATAAAAGACTTGAGGACACGTCAAAGACTGCTAATAGCCAATCTCCACTTAAACTGCTTACTACTAAGGAAGCTAATGAGAGACACGATGACGTGGATTCAAAGACCAAAAGTACTATAACACCTTGTTTATCTCTCTCAAATAACGTAATAGAAACTCAATCAACTGTAAATCCGGATACTGAAAGACTTAACCTAAAAGACTCAGAAACGCAGATAAAATCATGTCATAATTCTTCTACACCGATTGATAAAACATCAGCGGAATCTTTAGCTATAACAACTACGACTACGAGCCTAAGTACAAATATAGTTACTCCGTTAGATTATTATGATTCTATCCCGTCAATTGATTATACTACTACTGATATGACAACTACTGATCCTTTTGAATATATAACGTCTCCTATGTCCGCTTCAGGTATATTAACTAATGATACGGTACTTAGCCAACCTGAATACGATCTTTCATATGATGCCTTTGCAAATACTACTGCTATTTCTACTACTACTCCAATACCTATTCTCACTTCTATTCCGGCATTGTGCCTTAGCTCCTATCCAAATGTATCAAATAATTGCTATGATTATTTAATAATGGTTGATATCGGTCCCAAACATTTATCAGAAATTGATCAGAATAACCTTGCAAAAGATTGGATTTTAAATTCTAACGACTCGTATATAACTTGCCAAATTCCTGATGATTCTGATGACTGGATAATATACGTCGACGAAGAAAACTTTTCTGACCAAACATTAACTCTAGGCGAAACATCATCAGCTGATGAAGTTGCAACGTCTAAGCTATTAACTACTCCTGTTTCTGAAAGAAATAGATCACAAGAAGAGCCTAAAAATGTACAAGACGAATACAACGTCCATGTGACAAACACCACCACTGCTATGACAACTACACACGTAACCAGAAACCAAGTTGATAATAATACGACACAGGTTGTGGCAGAAAATACCAATAGAGCCAACAATACTGTGGCTCAAATACAGTATGAATATATTGACGATACAATGACATCATGTACAGAGATACCTTATGACTTAGTTTTGAATCCCGAAATCATTAATGGCTGA